The following coding sequences lie in one Zingiber officinale cultivar Zhangliang chromosome 2B, Zo_v1.1, whole genome shotgun sequence genomic window:
- the LOC122047063 gene encoding uncharacterized protein At5g65660-like has product MEGATMPAPPAAATLHHDSRPAIGFPLGTALLVVVIFCLSGVFACCYHWEKLRSLSGRPSRRRRQQEEPPLDALEEGRTQPSPPSPMSKLAPDPQENKEEKVRSLPVIMPGDKVPKFMAWPCPCQHSSPVIVDVSAVAVTTPEAEIPSQSLAECSVN; this is encoded by the exons ATGGAGGGTGCGACCATGCCGGCGCCGCCAGCAGCAGCAACCTTGCACCATGACTCGAGGCCGGCGATCGGGTTCCCCCTCGGCACCGCGCTGctcgtcgtcgtcatcttctgCCTCAGCGGCGTCTTCGCTTGCTGCTACCACTGGGAGAAGCTCCGCTCCCTCAGCGGCCGGCCCAGCCGGCGCCGCCGCCAGCAGGAGGAACCCCCTCTGGATGCTCTCGAGGAAGGCCGGACTCAGCCGTCGCCTCCATCTCCGATGTCCAAGCTCGCCCCCGACCCTCAG GAGAACAAGGAGGAGAAGGTCCGGAGCTTGCCTGTCATAATGCCAGGCGATAAAGTTCCGAAATTCATGGCATGGCCATGCCCGTGCCAACACTCGTCGCCGGTTATTGTCGATGTGTCTGCTGTAGCGGTGACGACTCCCGAAGCAGAAATTCCGTCTCAATCTTTAGCAGAGTGTTCTGTGAACTGA